A region from the Lolium perenne isolate Kyuss_39 chromosome 4, Kyuss_2.0, whole genome shotgun sequence genome encodes:
- the LOC127293356 gene encoding oxalate oxidase 2, with product MAYFKTLAAGLFALLFLAPFILATDPDPLQDFCVADLDGKEVSVNGHPCKPMSEAGDDFLFSSKLAKAGNTSTPNGSAVTELDVAEWPGTNTLGVSMNRVDFAPGGTNPPHIHPRATEIGIVMKGELLVGIIGSLDSGNKLYSKVLRAGETFLIPRGLMHFQFNVGKTEASMVVSFNSQNPGIVFVPLTVFGSNPPIPTPVLTKALRVDAGVVELLKSKFAGGF from the coding sequence ATGGCGTACTTCAAAACCCTAGCGGCTGGCCTCTTCGCCTTGCTATTCCTTGCTCCATTTATCCTGGCCACCGATCCGGACCCACTTCAGGATTTTTGCGTGGCTGACCTTGATGGCAAGGAGGTGTCAGTGAACGGGCACCCATGCAAGCCCATGTCAGAGGCCGGCGAtgacttcctcttctcctccaagctcgctaaggCCGGCAACACCTCTACCCCGAACGGCTCGGCCGTGACAGAGCTGGATGTGGCAGAGTGGCCCGGTACCAACACGCTAGGCGTGTCTATGAACCGCGTCGACTTCGCGCCTGGAGGCACCAACCCGCCGCACATCCACCCACGTGCCACTGAGATTGGCATCGTCATGAAAGGTGAGCTACTCGTTGGCATCATCGGCAGCCTCGACTCCGGGAACAAGCTCTACTCCAAGGTATTGCGCGCTGGGGAGACGTTCCTCATCCCCCGTGGCCTCATGCACTTCCAGTTCAATGTTGGCAAGACCGAGGCTTCCATGGTCGTATCCTTCAATAGCCAGAACCCTGGCATCGTCTTTGTGCCACTCACCGTCTTTGGCTCCAACCCACCAATCCCCACGCCCGTACTCACCAAGGCGCTCCGTGTGGATGCCGGGGTCGTAGAACTTCTCAAGTCTAAGTTTGCCGGTGGGTTTTAA